In the Gossypium arboreum isolate Shixiya-1 chromosome 10, ASM2569848v2, whole genome shotgun sequence genome, one interval contains:
- the LOC108487514 gene encoding inorganic pyrophosphatase 1-like — protein MAGIVVIFDFDKTIIDCDSDNWVLDELGFTDLFNQLLPTMPWNPLMDKMMKELHAQGKTIDDIVEVLKRAPIHPRIVPAIKAAHALGCELRVVSDANMFFIETILEHLGLREYFSEIDSNPSFVDEEEKLRIFPYHDFTESSHGCNLCPPNMCKGRVIERIQASLEGKKKIIYLGDGSGDYCPGLKLGEADYMMPRKNYPVWDLICRNPMLIKAEIYEWTDGEELEKVLLQLINMISLEEDDANSSQLISVDCKLQTMSASKNAFPHALPVPQ, from the exons ATGGCTGGGATTGTTGTGATTTTTGATTTCGACAAAACTATTATTGACTGTGACAGTGATAACTGGGTTCTTGATGAATTGGGTTTCACCGATTTGTTCAACCAGCTTCTTCCTACCATGCCTTGGAATCCTCTCATG gacaagatgatgaaggagctTCATGCTCAAGGAAAAACCATTGATGACATTGTTGAGGTTCTGAAACGAGCTCCTATCCATCCTAGGATAGTCCCTGCCATTAAAGCAGCTCATGCTTTAGG GTGTGAACTCAGGGTGGTTAGTGATGCAAACATGTTCTTCATTGAAACAATTCTGGAGCACCTTGGATTGAGGGAATATTTCTCAGAGATCGACTCCAATCCTAGCTTTGTCGATGAAGAAGAGAAACTAAGGATCTTCCCTTATCATGATTTCACCGAGAGTTCCCATGGCTGCAACCTCTGCCCCCCAAATATGTGCAAA GGGAGGGTGATTGAAAGGATTCAAGCTTCTTTAGAAGGGAAGAAGAAAATCATATACCTTGGAGATGGCAGCGGAGATTACTGCCCAGGCTTAAAGCTTGGAGAGGCAGACTACATGATGCCAAGGAAGAATTATCCAGTTTGGGATTTAATTTGCAGGAACCCAATGTTGATCAAGGCTGAGATCTATGAATGGACCGATGGTGAAGAGCTAGAGAAGGTTTTGCTGCAACTAATCAACATGATTTCTCTTGAAGAAGACGATGCCAATTCTTCCCAACTCATCTCCGTTGACTGCAAATTGCAGACCATGTCGGCATCCAAAAATGCCTTCCCTCATGCCCTCCCGGTTCCTCAGTAG